taccacATTATTCTTCAAGCTTCTCACATTATAGCTGTGTGACGTCTGCTGctgctgacttctggagctgtaacagaaacaaagagctttgagttatcatttgccagtatactcttaaggactgtaactgtaccttcattttaagtgaaaggtgaaatttcccacacatgtatccaaaccactagtaccttattctacaagtttcccattttataactgtgtgacatctgctgctggtgactgacttctggagctataactggaacaaagtgctctgacttactgaccgacaatatacattaaacacttCAACACAAAACCACTAGTACTCTTTTAATGTAGCATAACAAATATATGCTATGCCCTACAGTTATATCTCCATTTTAAGGGGGAGATCAAATCTGCCAAAAATGTACCCAAACTAGACTTACCTTACTGTTATAATATCCCAAGTATTAAACGGAGACTCATCTGCTGGTGTTGGTGTGCCTCTCGAATCGACTACTGAAACAAACATCTAAGATAAGAAAAGCATATTTTGGGGTATAAATCACCAGTAATCtctcattaaatacaataaataacacGTACCCTGTAACAGGAAATTCAGGAGTTAGTACTGTCCATATTTAGAAATATAAGTTTTTCAACTTTGGACGCCTTCAGCCGTGTGCGCCTTTCATTtataatgataccagttttagaaaatattctttcgCATGGCACAGAAGTGGCCACTATGTTGAATTTTTCCCTCACCACTTTAGACATATTTGGGAAAATATATTGATTTTCACGCCACCATGCCAGTGGGTCCTCACTTCTACTAATAACTGGGCTGTCCATGTACCTTTGTACTTCCACAATAGCAGCTGACTGGGGAGTGCCCCGGGGCTGTGTTGATTTTACAATTGCACCATAGACACCCCATACTGACAAGGGATCAGTGGTGGTTGAAGTTGACACAGTTTCATGGCTCTGGCCTGTGTTTGTCAGTCTTCTGTCACCCATCTTTTGTGCTACTAGTTCAATAAGCTGTTTCTTTGCATTATCTGCTGCAACTCGGCTTTCAAACACAAGAGATTTAAAGTGTGGATCTAGTAGAGTGGCTACTCCTATAGACTTGCTCATCTCTACATTATGGAAACAGTCCTTCAGGccttttgttaattcttcaatgacaGTCCTTGTCACACTGTTAAATGGCcttttcaaaagttctgcacacacTGATGATAATCCCCTTGTCAGAACAATAACCTGAAAATTGGAATAAGTTCTTCAATATAACACAAACAGTACAATATCTCAGAAATGATTATGCCATAATACCACAGCTAACATTTTAGCAAGAAAAAAGCTGCTTAACTTACTTGGCTGCCAGTAGGATATGACTCAGCACTAAGCTGTGTTGAAACCTGTGCAAATGGCTTCAGCACAGAGCAGAGTTCTGAGCAGATGTTCCATTCCTCGTCTGTCAGTTGTTCAAAATCAACTGTGAATAGTACAAGTGAAGTCTTCACTGCATCTTTAATTTCAACTATTCGCTCTAACATACACAAAGTAGAGTTCCACCTTGTTGGCACCTCCTGCACCAGTTTTTTAACATGACCTGCCCCATTATTTTGTTGGTATGTCAGCAATCTTTCTCTTGCGTTGCAGCTTCTCTTGAAGAATGCTACAATAGTTTTGACTTTCTGCTGAATTGACACAAAATGTTTTAGTGCATTCTGCACAATAAGATTTAGTGTATGTGCATAGCAcccaaagtgtttccactgtaaaaTGGATACTGCATTTTTAATATTTGGTTCATTATCCGTCACAACCAGCAAAACTTTGTCAGCCTGAAGTTATCTGTCGTGCCTGTTAGAGATGCCGACAGATTCGAAGCAGTATGTGCACCAGAGAATTGGGAACATCCTAACAACACAGATTGCAAGGTGAAATCTTCAGACACAAAATGCCTTGTCACCGCCATGTAACCTTCATTTGCTGCCGATGTCCAGCAATCTGTGGTCAAACAAACTGTCTTTGCAGCTGACAGTTTGTCTACCACTGTCTCCTTTGCTGCTTGCAGCATTACATCTGAAATATGCTTCCTGCTTGGTAACTCATAACCAGGATTAAGGGCCCACACAAAACCCCAAATCTTCAACGACTGAAAATGATTGGAAGTCTTTAGTGAACAGCTGAAGAAGTTGCCCATCTATCTTCTTTTTCTGATTCACTCCGATCCTTTTGGAGAGGAACGATGTCATAGAACTTTGAACACCTTGCTGCATTGATGGGGCTGGAGCAGCTCGCTCCTCTTCCACACTACTGGTGCCAAGGATCACCTCTACAGGAAGGgtttcacctacagaaaaataggtttcatatcagcataagcacaatagaaatgatgccatattatttttggtgatatatattacaatgtttgcgtacagtattctacatggtacttgcagcttgaatatttacttcatacaagttgacaattgactcagttttagtaatgactatagcttcaagtttcttctttaatcctagcaataccaacacattttcaataatgtgtattgaggggaagggagggtactgtatttccaccctaaaaatatcttaattgttgttgacatatcatattttaaacaaatactgatgtataagtagggccctgaaattcaaaatattcaatattactgtcactgtggaaagtcacatatactattaacgtgtcaaatttttgggttgagtttaaccacaaaatttaaaacttttacggaattcagttgaagactccattaaaaacaattatccttttcaaacttttaaaatatgaaacagtatctaattccccccccccctgtcatcgtcagggttaaaaacaaatgatacacgGGAATGAGCACTGATACAATCTGTTATCCGATTAGTTACTAATAATTGCGAGGCGACAGTTCATATATCACCCAGTGGCATTTTATTAGCACTATCGTTATTACACCTGCAACAATAACTTCGaattaaataattaagtattccggcaccatatgcaacataatttaatgtttgaaaatgtcaaGGCAAACAGGTGCGGTGGTATCGACAGCTTAAGTAGTCACGACAAATGAAAACTCGCGTGTAAAAATGCACAAAGCACCACACTGTATAGCAtgctcttatttttaaaaaattaataaaataaaaaataaatgattatgcatgcactgaaataaccgtaattgcaacaaaaatatttttttccttactcacccaaatctagctccgaacgtctttgtgaagagaaattcacaattaaatgtgatttctgaagagGTTTTTTTAAATTCGTCGTCGTCGATTTGTACGATAATTTCTTACCGCACAAAGTACATTTCGCAAACTATTGATCAAGAGTTTCGAAATATGACCTCATTTCGCTTGTCCTCGACCTCTTCATGTTGGCAACTATTGGTACTAATATcaacaacacaaagaaaaacaagagcGCGGAACGAAAGTCAATACCCTCTAACGCAACCAAAGGCCGGAAAGAGAGTGACACCTGATCCGGAACACCAAGAACTGCAGAGAAATGAGACAATAGATTCCCGTTATTTGCCATCCCCTCTCCCCGATGGCCCACCGtcatttccgtagcagtacgaaaatatttgttcgctccagttactatcctctctggaaatatcacctggaactacgacctttaactggagtcaccgagtcaggaacgtctagacacacaattattccgttaccagcttccaggttatctgtggtggtagcccgataactgccagagaactagaactacgagccaataacgataactgccagaggagaataccgatctctgacagttatttccatagtcgctcgaattccttagtaactctccttgtactacccgtccaagctaaattaacacgtaaggcggtggctcaagggatcgactgtacttgttaatgcctgtactgcagctcctatcagccacggctcggacattaactttatttaattgtttatgctaaaagtaacgaaggcccacgaaatagtacacagttcttatcaacagatggcgcgcagtctcacagttattcccatggtctatagaacgccttccaaatgcgcagtacgatcttcggtcaacagatggcgcgaggcactgttgatactaaacagttattgaaataactgccagaatcagaggaacggttatcgcagtaaccgttccttctcagtaaccggttatttctgtcagttacgttattttttgccgccTCTAGTAGGCTGTCTTGCTTAAGAGTTGGTTCATATTATGTCAGATGAATAaggacacttgaggatttgaatgcaatattgtaaacattatttaaaaattaggtaatcgtgttcaacatacagaatggctcaaatggctctgagcactatgggactcaactgctgtagtcatcagtcccctagaacttagaactacttaaacctaactaacctaaggacatcacacagagccatgcccgtggcaggattcgaacctgcgaccgtagcagcagcgcggctccggactggagcgcctagaaccgcacggccacccggccggccaacATACAGAGTGTCATTAtaatatcaatatgttaatcctttcacaatccagaagcactataactgacgcgttttaacgagcaagacagaattactctgcaagaaaaacATAAAGGCGCTATAAAGTAATAATGTTCTTCAATGGTGATCATTTCCCATGTAACGCGTAaaataataaaacgtgcttcaacttctttctgttgcatcagagcactttcgatactggaatagaattcgatgaatggagaacttaagcccattaaaaatgttcgattgagggcgaggctggaacgacataaccaggcagtccgaagTCACATTCAGCTCTTgacagccaggcgtgcagaagactgcagggggttgagcccacagcttctgatacataggcctcacggtcaactgtgacgtcattgccgatagaacgtcgctgattgccgcaaaagcctgcagttctttcgtgaaattgtaaaaaaatcacgagacttagttctcgactatcaattTGTGTGCCACTTACAATGACACTGTGTCGCTCTTTATCGTTAAAAAAGACACTatgcctttcctgtatgctgttgtgcaaaatgcatgttacgctggttgcaatgctctgtgatttccttctattgtgtttgagatcatttgcagaattttaccgtttgttaacaaaaactTTGGGAGTGAAACAGCCATatgccacagcctgtaaattattctacgtgatggagatagttttagtaaaacttatcagaTAGGATGGAGAAATTATCctggtgaccataagcttaattacttcgacaaaaatataattcactgagacataaatgactcaccaaagatcgtatcgatgttgtcgtcaggatcagtttaattgtagaccctcatgtaaccaagatttaaccaaaaaagcaaaaagaaagatttcataaatctgatacgtccttctgtctgtgtcatcagaactgtcaaatatgtaccagcatactgccgttaatgaaatgaaatgtttgtaagtaaaatgtaggcttagtattatgcactttcagtgttaacaactcaattacacgtattgagaagagaaaattaggaatgagaggaaaatgacaaatgtaaatgtttgttaacctgatacaaaatttatttcaagctactttacatttgaaaattttccttttagctgttattaccgttatcgctaattattgagaaacatattacacgatacttttaccacccactgaagaattctgtcgtctatgtgatctacctaactataagaaaactcccttcggagaaagtcttcttttttaatttcatcagcatctagaattaaaaagtaaatttccctgggaagggcatctaatgaagctgtgttgaagttctcgggAGACCAAGCTTTTACCAActaaataagcagaaataacaacattagtaacctcattaccctgcattgttttcaaatgctgataatatataatctctctctaaatatgttttacatgtgtcatgtctcagattcttaagaacaccatttgcacagtgccctgacaagtatgtgtaagaaaaggcaaatatttctgaacagactgaatttgatcctctctgaaatcgattacactgtcaaagtttggtggtggggccgtgagtcgtgcttgggtagctcagttggtagagcacttgccagcgaaaggtaaaggtcccgagttcgaatgtcggcccggcacacagttttaatctgcaaggaagtttcaatattaaaaacgttccaccatgcacaaattaattttgatgaatttagcagcgctctcaaaactttcagtaagatgatgttcccccaaggctaccaaaccttgaacagtcctctcattgaaaatatcaagcacaactttgaaattttctcactccaggttgtttttatacagatactttaatttttttggtaaaaatttgttatctgtttgtactccacgtcatgcagagaatttcgccataaggagttctgtacgttgtgaaacagtttcaaactgtgggcactctattatctgatctggatcttctttatcgatccaaaggtatgtgacacattttaatatgtgaacgaaatgttaaaataaaaaaggggttgtctgtcattacaaagaagattgtaaacaattgacagttgagaaggggaagcaaagaatgacgtggcccatgtgttaattgaacttttgtcactaacattacagactaatcagtgaacaacaagaactcattcacaaataaataggagcttgtgttttgaatacaacagttaattgccccctagctgctcaactgctgaatgtgtttgaaaatgcagacaaatcctatgctgtatattaggatggggtagcgcaagacaatttgcgctccttataaactcgtaagtgtgtggtgatattgaaaataaaatgctacaagacataatgtaatctggcgagtatctgtagcCCTTCTTTTAGACACCtattcatttcacttgctaacaaaaaaattaatattcctactttcagttttatcaaaaaaatttacttttttttcgaatagttggttatgaatagtaagtagtccttttctgaagtatctttgttctctctgatggttttccaagttatctataacgtcaattaAGTCATGTACTCCTactttgcatgacctatattttctgcatatttacatatccttgtccaatggacccataatgtataaatcgagaatttaaatagaaatgtattctgtggacattaacatgcagaaatattttgtttgaaagcttatcagtataatagaagacagctgcgattgtttttaacacttatactgaaaaacaagccaccagtattatcacagactgttctcggatcagtggctatagtattcacgaagaacaaaccaataaggaaacaaggataacaatttttacaattgtttcgcaccacactgctatggtcttgccacacgttttgtgcatttccagaacactgtcctttggagcaggacacaataaacagcgactcttctgatgactgacagtgctgctattgttactactgctgttttgcgttttaggaatagtaataaacttctccatttccaggtatatggatttctgttgaagggggttagacgatcttctgttcataaacagttggatcaactccactgaaaggtccttgatgaaaagtctgcgtaaagtcgctttgtgatacatggaatgttgtgttttgtaatgatAAAGGCATTTCGAGTGTGCACCAGAGAGCCATTGGCCACCGTTTAGTTCCTCTTTTTCATGTATAATCACGCACTAGTTGATCCATAATATCCACACCATCCTTCGTTcggttataaaatttcacaatgtcaggggtcaggtttggatactgttcatctatagatttatcgtgatgcatggtacataggactacacacttgtttttctttcatgaaaatCGAACCATTGTCATTTCTTCTGTAAATGCAAATAGACTTGAATTTTCTGCTCTACTCCAAGTaggcttaatctcttttggaatttccgttttattcatcctcattgttcccacaacaataaggTTTTGTCACAACAGATATTCTGCCAATTTtgaacttgtaaaataattatctacagtaacatttctgggtgtaccagcaatattgcctgcaaGCATCTTCACTGTGGTAAGGCCCAAATTTTTCTGGGTTGACTCACCTGGTTCTCTTCCTGTGTACACAGTCTTGTCAATGGCATAACCAGCTAGCTtcgcacatccagaatattttcattccatactttccaggcttgtttgtcatatactgcacaaattcacaatggctcctaaatgcaactaggtgttcatccacagctacattacttttaggtatcattattttcttgcactgtctggtaaatattttccatacatagtatctagcagcaagcttatcggtttgtaacctagcctctttcttcttttgtcatcaaatctaatgaatgttcttattgcctcaaaccgaTTCACAGACATTATAGCACTGTATAACAGAttggaaaatttgcatgaaaaaattccctaattggaacatcccaaaccttatctacgccattatgaagtaaaattacacagaaggcgaacatttcgtctgtagcttcatcattccagtttacttttttggtatacaaagtcttcttgcttctaggttttgtgcatctcacgatttcatccgcaatggctagaggagtaaataaatcccaagcatctttgggagtgaaagcgattacgccccttgctggtcttggaatatttattcaccaaattgtgtgcaggcattttatttggcagtGGGGGGCACTAACCCGactgcataccatttggagcaatatatatggtagcattttcactgcttatttgtcctgagtcCTTATTAGctatgtcattgtcatcattatcatcatcatcactaacatcatcatcaccaccaccactgcttTGTGCTTCTctcagagagctgcat
This sequence is a window from Schistocerca nitens isolate TAMUIC-IGC-003100 chromosome 11, iqSchNite1.1, whole genome shotgun sequence. Protein-coding genes within it:
- the LOC126212669 gene encoding E3 SUMO-protein ligase ZBED1-like, producing the protein MGDRRLTNTGQSHETVSTSTTTDPLSVWGVYGAIVKSTQPRGTPQSAAIVEVQRYMDSPVISRSEDPLAWWRENQYIFPNMSKVVREKFNIVATSVPCERIFSKTGIIINERRTRLKASKVEKLIFLNMDSTNS